The nucleotide sequence TTCGGCCATCGCCGGACGTTCCAATTGCACCAGTAAGTCGGTGACGCCCACCAACGCCAGCAAATTCCCCGGTTGTCGCTGGAGCAATTCCCGATAGGTTTTGACCGCCGCTTCCTTGTCCCCAAGCTCAGCCTGGGTTTGCGCCAGTAAAATCCCATATTCGCTCACCTGGGGATGCAATTTGGCCAGTCGCTCAAGGAGGGGCACGGCACCCTTGAGGTCCTTCTCCTGGAGGCGAATCTTCAACAACCCCCGCAGGGCATAGGTGTTATTGGGGTCTTTTTGTAGAACCAGTTCATAGCCCTTGGCAGCGCTCACCTGATCCGCTGGCGAGGGGGATTCCGCAGGTGTGGGCTTGGGCAATAGATTGTCCAGGTAGGGCAGCACGCCTAGTCCCAAAAAGGCCGCCCCGCCAATCACCATGACCAATTGCAACCACCAGCGCTGGGGCCTTGCCATGGGTTTTTTGCCGTCAACCACGCTCCCATCCTACCAAACGGGGTGATAGGCTGGAAACGGTCCCACGGGAGACACGGCCATGCCCACGCTCATCATCAACGGGTTACGTTTGCCGGCTGTCCAGGCGGTGGTCTGGGACAAGGACGGGACCCTGGCCGATACGCTGGACTACTGGCGGCAGGTGGGGGAAAAACGCTTGCAGTACCTAGAAAAGCAGGTGCCGGGGGTGGCGGCGCGCTTGCGGGTGGCCTTTGGCTATAGGAATGGGGGACTGGAACCGGGGGGATTGCTGGCCACCGGCAGCCGCTATGAAAACGAAATTGCTGCTGCGGCCTATGTGGCGGAACAGGGCTGGGACTGGCAGAGCGCCTTGCACCTGGCACGGGAGACATTTCGGCAGGTGGAACAGGTCTGTCCCGGCGTCCACACCATTCCCTTGCGCCCGGGCGCCCGTGAGGTTTTGACCCAACTGGCCCAAGCGGGCTACCGGCAGGCCATTCTCTCGGCGGATATTTCCCCTAACGTGCAGGGATTTGTGGCCCACAACCAGCTCCAAGACCTACTGCACTACTACACGGGTATTGACCTGCCCCCCACCAAACCTGACCCCCAGGCCCTCCTGCACACCTGCCAAATCCTCGGGGTGGAACCTGGGCAAACGGTGATGGTCGGCGACTCGCCGGTGGATTTGGAAATGGCCAAACGGGCGGGCTGCGCTGCGGCGATTGCCGTCACCTGGGGCTTTCACCGGGCAGAAAAACTGGCGCCCCTAGCCGATGCCCTCCTCAGCGATTGGTCCCAGGTGCGAGTCCTAGGGTGAAGGAATGCTGCCGATGCGGTGGGGAGGCCAGAAGCGCACCGCCGCCCGCCCGATGATGTTGCGCCGGGGGACAAATCCCCAAAAGTGGCTATCAAAACTGTGGTTGCGGTTATCCCCCAGCACCAGGTAATGACCGGGGGGCACCGTCACCGGCCCGTATTCATAATTCGCCGGCGCTGCCACATAGGGTTCCGCCAGGGGCTGGCCGTTGATGTACACCACCCCCCCTTTCACCTGCACCTGCTCCCCCGGCAACCCGATAATGCGCTTGATAAACGCATCCCGAAACCCCTGCTCCCGCAACACCGGCGTCGGTTGAAACACCACAATTTCTCCCCGCTGGGGGTCGCGAAATTCATAGGTGACCTTGTCAATGATCAGCCGGTCGTTTACCTGGAGGGTGGGCATCATGGACTCCGAGGGAATATAGCGGGCCTCGGCGACAAAGGTGCGAATGCCAAAGGCCAGGAGTAAACTCACACCAATCGTTTTGGCCCACTCCACCAGGCTATTTTCATCTGTCGTTTTGGAGGAGGGGAGGGCTTGTTTTTTATCCACCTTGGTCATAGGCTAACCGTTTCACACTCCCGACATTACCCTAGCCTAGTCCAACGGGCGGTACACCCGGTAGTTGATATGAGGAAAGATATTGTCCATTTGTTCCAACTTGACCAGCCACTCCCGGTCAATTTTCCCCGCCTTGATCTCCTCATACAGACGGTTAAAGCGCTGGAGATGGGAGCGGGTGCGTTTGACGGCATAGGGCACCATCGTCCCCGTGCGCATAATAAACGCCCAATCCGACGACTGGGCCAGCAACAACTCCCGTGCTGCCTGGTTCAAGGCCCGCCATTCCCACTGGTCTCGGGGTTCGCGGCGGCTCAGTTCAATCATCCGCTCGGTGGCCTTGTGTAGGTGGGGGTAAATCCAACTGTTAGTTTCGTTGAGCCAGTACTCATGAAATCCCTTATAGCCCCAACTGGATTGGGCCGGCCGACAGACCTGTTGCGTGGGATGCGCCCGCAGGTAGTCGCTCAGGTGGGTCATTTCGTACACGTCCTGGTCGTAGTAGGACTTGCGGAACAGGTAGTCCAAAAACCAGGGGCCTTCGTACCACCAGTGGCCAAACAACTCCGCGTCGTAGGGGGCGGTGACAATCGGCGGTCGCTGCATCAGCTCGGCTAAGTAACCAATTTGTTGGGTGCGGTTGTACATGAAGTTACCGGCGTGTTCAGCGGCCTTTTCCCTGGCCCAGTAGGGGTCATATAGGGCTTTGTCGCTCAGGCTGCCGTTGCGGTGGGTGATGCGGTGGTATTTGATCCCCACGTTCTTACGCTGGCCGTTGGGCATGATGTAGGGCTTGATGTACTCGTAGTCCGCCTCCCAGCCAATGTCCTTATAAAATTCGCGATACACCGGGTCGCCGGGATACCCCACCTCCGAAGACCACACCTGCTGGGATGTCTCGTGATCCCGGGCGAAAACCGCCACGCCGGTTTCTGTAAAGACGGGGGCGTAGGTGCCGTAGCGGGGGCGGGGCCGAGCGTAGAGCAACCCATGCCCATCGCAGATGAAATAGCGAATCCCCACATCCGCCAGCAGACGTTCCAGGCCCTCGTAGTAGGCGCATTCGGGAATCCATATCCCCCGGGGCATACAACCGAAATGTTCTTGGTAATGCTCCACGGCCACCTGGAGTTGCGCCCACACCGCCTGGGGATACATCTGCATCAGGGGTAAGTAACCGTGGGTAGCCCCCGAGGTGATGATGTCTAGGTTGTTAGTGTCCTGGAATTGCTTGAAGGCCGCCACCAGGTCGCCGCCGTAGTCCTCCCAGGTTTGGCGGATGAGATTGAACTCCCGGGCGTAATGTTCCGCCAGGTACTTGATGTGGCCGTTGTGCTGGTTGTGTTCGATCTCCAGCTCCGCCAGCTCCTCCAACTTGGCCAGGTATTGGTCGTAGCGCTCCTGCAACAGGGGGTCCCGCAGCATCTGCACCAGGGGCGGCGTCAGGCTCAGGGTCATTTTGAAGTCAATTCCGTCCCGCTGGAGTCCCTCGAACATGCGAATCAAGGGGATGTAGGTCTCCGTGATCGCCTCGTAGAGCCACTCCTCCTCCAGCACATAGTCGGATTCCGGGTGACGCACAAAGGGCAAGTGAGCGTGCAGCACCAGGGCCAGGTAACCAATCGCCATGGGGGGACCCAAAAACTTTGAATGCTATTTTAGGATTTTCCCACAGACGGGTGCGTCCTTCGCCACCCGGGGCTAACCCTGCTAAGATGCGAAAAGACCGGCAAAACTTAGCGCGCCATGAGCTTGTTTGACTGGTTTGCCAACCGACCCAAGGCAGCACCCCTGAGCCAGGAACAGCAGCAGCGGGAAATTGCCGACGGCCTGTGGACCAAATGCCCTGCCTGCGGTGCCCTGACCTACACCAAAGATTTGCACCTGAATAACCAAGTCTGTCCCGAATGCGGCTACCATCACCCGGTGAGCAGCCAGGAGCGCATCAAACAACTCATGGACGCCGACACCTGGCAACCCATCAACGAACACCTCCTGCCAACGGACCCCCTGCACTTTGTGGACCGCAAGCCCTACAGCGAGCGCCTGCGGGAAATGCAACTCAAGACGGGCCTGAAGGACGCCATCCAAACGGGGTTAGGGCAGATCGAAGGGATACCGGTGGCCCTGGGGGTGATGGACTTCAACTTCATGGGCGGTAGTATGGGGTCGGTGGTGGGGGAAAAAATTGCCCGCCTGGTGGAAACGGCCACCCAAAGTCGCCTGCCCGTGATCCTGGTTTGTGCCTCCGGGGGCGCCCGCATGCAAGAGGGGATGCTGAGTCTCATGCAAATGGCCAAAACCGCCGCCGCCTTGGGACGCCACCGGCAAGCCCGCTTACTTTACATCAGCGTACTGACCCATCCGACCACCGGGGGGGTCACCGCCAGCTTTGCCATGCTAGGGGATTTGATCCTGGCCGAACCCAAGGCGTTGATCGGATTTGCCGGGCGGCGGGTCATTGAACAAACCCTGCGGGAAAAGCTGCCCGACAACTTCCAGACGGCAGAATACCTATTGCAACACGGGTTTGTGGATATGATCGTGCCGCGCACTCGCCTGAAAAAAGTCCTGGGGCAACTGCTGCGTTTACACAGCCCTGTGCCCCAAATCCCCGGTCATCGCTATGCGACCCCCGGATTCCTGCTAAGCTAAAGGGTGCTGCTGTTGTGTTGGGCATCAAGAGGAGAATCATGATTAGAATGTGCCTGTGGCTGTTGGTCACCATCTGGCTGGGGTGGAGCTGGCTGACGCCGGTGTGGGCTGTCGAGCTGGACGCCGCCACCCGCACGGTTCCCCTGAACGATAAGGGCGATATGGTCACTTTGAGCCTCCAGGAGGTGCAGCGGGGCAAACGCCTGTTTAACGCCAAATGCGCCACCTGTCATGCGGGGGGGATTACCAAAACCAACCCGGCGGTGGGGTTAGACCCGGAATCCCTGGCCCTGGCCACGCCGCCGCGCAATAATATCGAGGCCCTGGTAGACTATATGAAAAACCCCACCAGTTACGACGGTTTAACCTCCATTGCGGAAACTCATCCCAGTATCGCCAGTGCCGATATTTATCCCAAAATGCGCGATTTAACCGAGGATGACCTGTACGCCATTGCCGGGCACATTCTGATTCAACCGAAAATCCGGGGGGTCCAGTGGGGCGGCGGCAAGGTGCACTACTAGTCCTGGTGCTGCTGGTCTGGTGGTTAGGGGCGGTGCCACCGGTTTGGGCCGCCCGCATCGACCCCTATGTCCAGCGTTACCTCCAGGCGGATAATCCCGTGGCCCTCCCGGCGGACGCCAGTGGCACGTTACGGACCTTTACGGCTGCTGACCTGAGCGTGGGCAAACGGTTGTTCGAAAAAAACTGCCTGAACTGCCACGTGGGGGGCGCCACCCTCCCTAACCCCCGGGTGTCCCTTTCCCTAACCGACCTCAAGGGCGCCACCCCCCCGCGGGACAACATCGCGGCCTTGATGGCCTTTATGCGCTCACCCCGCAGTTACGACGGCCGGGAGGAAAGCTATACCTGTCGCGCTTTGCCCCCCGAGAGCGTGCCCGACGGGGCCTTAGCCCAGTTAGCAGCCTTTATCCTCCGGGCAGCTCAGGTGGCGCCGGGCTGGGGGAGTAAGGACCTCTAGGAGGCCATCGCCACCGCGATCTTTTCCTGGAGTTCCCCGGATTGGTACATCTCAATCATGATGTCCGATCCACCGATGAATTCCCCGTTGATATACACCTGGGGAATGGTGGGCCAATTGCTGTATTCCTTGATCCCTTGCCGGATTTCCTCGTCGCTGAGCACATCAAAAGTTTCGTAAACAGCGCCCAACGCGTTCAAAATCTGCACCACATTGTTGGAAAAGCCGCACTGGGGCATCAGTTTAGTTCCCTTCATAAAAACCATGATCTTGTTGTTCTTGATTAGGGATTCAATCCGGTCGCGGGTTTCCGGTTTCATTGTCCTCGTCCCCTGTACAAAACTCTGCCGATTATTATACCAACCCCCGATCTAAGCTACAATCAAAACATCTTCAGGTCACGCGGCTATGCCCCATTCCCCCCTACAATCCTGTTATGAACACCAGGCCAAACTCACGGAATTCGCTAATTGGATATTGCCGGCCCAATTTAGCGGTTTAACCAGCGAACACCAGGCGGTACGCCAACGGGCGGGTTTATTCGATATTTCCCACATGGGGCAGATTCAATTAACGGGGCCGGATGTGTTGCTCCACTTGGACCGGTTGGTGCCCAGTGCCATTGCCCTCCTATCTCCCGGCACAGCCAAATACACGCTGTTGCTGAACGAGCAGGGGGGTATTTTGGACGATTTGATCATCTACGTCCAGGGAGAGGGGGAGGTCAAGTTAATCGTCAATGCAGCCTGTACTGCTAAGGACATGCATTGGTTACGACAGCACCTACCGGCCACCGTTCATCTGGAGCAGCGGCAGGATGCGTTGCTGGCGCT is from Gloeomargarita sp. SRBZ-1_bins_9 and encodes:
- the psbV gene encoding photosystem II cytochrome c-550, translated to MIRMCLWLLVTIWLGWSWLTPVWAVELDAATRTVPLNDKGDMVTLSLQEVQRGKRLFNAKCATCHAGGITKTNPAVGLDPESLALATPPRNNIEALVDYMKNPTSYDGLTSIAETHPSIASADIYPKMRDLTEDDLYAIAGHILIQPKIRGVQWGGGKVHY
- the psbV2 gene encoding photosystem II cytochrome PsbV2, which gives rise to MLLVWWLGAVPPVWAARIDPYVQRYLQADNPVALPADASGTLRTFTAADLSVGKRLFEKNCLNCHVGGATLPNPRVSLSLTDLKGATPPRDNIAALMAFMRSPRSYDGREESYTCRALPPESVPDGALAQLAAFILRAAQVAPGWGSKDL
- the accD gene encoding acetyl-CoA carboxylase, carboxyltransferase subunit beta; this translates as MSLFDWFANRPKAAPLSQEQQQREIADGLWTKCPACGALTYTKDLHLNNQVCPECGYHHPVSSQERIKQLMDADTWQPINEHLLPTDPLHFVDRKPYSERLREMQLKTGLKDAIQTGLGQIEGIPVALGVMDFNFMGGSMGSVVGEKIARLVETATQSRLPVILVCASGGARMQEGMLSLMQMAKTAAALGRHRQARLLYISVLTHPTTGGVTASFAMLGDLILAEPKALIGFAGRRVIEQTLREKLPDNFQTAEYLLQHGFVDMIVPRTRLKKVLGQLLRLHSPVPQIPGHRYATPGFLLS
- the grxD gene encoding Grx4 family monothiol glutaredoxin, which codes for MKPETRDRIESLIKNNKIMVFMKGTKLMPQCGFSNNVVQILNALGAVYETFDVLSDEEIRQGIKEYSNWPTIPQVYINGEFIGGSDIMIEMYQSGELQEKIAVAMAS
- a CDS encoding HAD family hydrolase produces the protein MPTLIINGLRLPAVQAVVWDKDGTLADTLDYWRQVGEKRLQYLEKQVPGVAARLRVAFGYRNGGLEPGGLLATGSRYENEIAAAAYVAEQGWDWQSALHLARETFRQVEQVCPGVHTIPLRPGAREVLTQLAQAGYRQAILSADISPNVQGFVAHNQLQDLLHYYTGIDLPPTKPDPQALLHTCQILGVEPGQTVMVGDSPVDLEMAKRAGCAAAIAVTWGFHRAEKLAPLADALLSDWSQVRVLG
- a CDS encoding tetratricopeptide repeat protein — translated: MARPQRWWLQLVMVIGGAAFLGLGVLPYLDNLLPKPTPAESPSPADQVSAAKGYELVLQKDPNNTYALRGLLKIRLQEKDLKGAVPLLERLAKLHPQVSEYGILLAQTQAELGDKEAAVKTYRELLQRQPGNLLALVGVTDLLVQLERPAMAESLLQQSLQKVNPQQADVTGIQIQMGRVYLAQGKTAAALALFDQLIRENPQDFRPIFAKAQTLKALGKTQEAQPLFSKAAELAPPEHRDEIQRLAAATPAPSPRP
- a CDS encoding DUF1957 domain-containing protein, whose product is MAIGYLALVLHAHLPFVRHPESDYVLEEEWLYEAITETYIPLIRMFEGLQRDGIDFKMTLSLTPPLVQMLRDPLLQERYDQYLAKLEELAELEIEHNQHNGHIKYLAEHYAREFNLIRQTWEDYGGDLVAAFKQFQDTNNLDIITSGATHGYLPLMQMYPQAVWAQLQVAVEHYQEHFGCMPRGIWIPECAYYEGLERLLADVGIRYFICDGHGLLYARPRPRYGTYAPVFTETGVAVFARDHETSQQVWSSEVGYPGDPVYREFYKDIGWEADYEYIKPYIMPNGQRKNVGIKYHRITHRNGSLSDKALYDPYWAREKAAEHAGNFMYNRTQQIGYLAELMQRPPIVTAPYDAELFGHWWYEGPWFLDYLFRKSYYDQDVYEMTHLSDYLRAHPTQQVCRPAQSSWGYKGFHEYWLNETNSWIYPHLHKATERMIELSRREPRDQWEWRALNQAARELLLAQSSDWAFIMRTGTMVPYAVKRTRSHLQRFNRLYEEIKAGKIDREWLVKLEQMDNIFPHINYRVYRPLD
- the lepB gene encoding signal peptidase I, with the protein product MTKVDKKQALPSSKTTDENSLVEWAKTIGVSLLLAFGIRTFVAEARYIPSESMMPTLQVNDRLIIDKVTYEFRDPQRGEIVVFQPTPVLREQGFRDAFIKRIIGLPGEQVQVKGGVVYINGQPLAEPYVAAPANYEYGPVTVPPGHYLVLGDNRNHSFDSHFWGFVPRRNIIGRAAVRFWPPHRIGSIPSP